In Pyrus communis chromosome 1, drPyrComm1.1, whole genome shotgun sequence, the following are encoded in one genomic region:
- the LOC137734215 gene encoding probable L-type lectin-domain containing receptor kinase S.5: MGSVTANNGYLNLIPEPQEANSSSSSSSSQLYKVGRVLYHLPVIAWPAFISTTFTVRISAFPNTTGSGDGMAFVFAQDTSPSPTDSYGSLLGLLDRSTQGGVVKQMAIELDTFMNQEFDDPDGNHIAIDTTSVMNPVVAKSLNTTGIDLKSGRDIRFTIGYDAWSQILQVSAGYTDIPATLISILNQSIDMSKVVPRSVYVGFTASSGTLQETHQVLDWVFTSVELPGIPLGPADKDHHNNIKNIWAVDLPIFLGVAILIACTYPLILKVVKRNHRDGEDIESQSRTAANTPEMFTYKQLLVATQNFSKENLLGAGAFGVVYKGILSSHPPKTVAVKKISATSKKGEREYLAEICTIGRLRHKNIVQLQGWCHEYDHRFLVYEYMPNGSLDQYIGKPYLDWKTRYKILTGLASALLYLHEECGNPVVHRDIKPNNVMLDSNFNAHLGDFGLARLMFQDSSITIPLAGTPAYIAPEVLGLSAKATPESDVYSFGMVVLEVVCGRRSKGFMDDHSLVEHVWNLYAKNALLDCVDQTLDGKYEEEQVKRTLIVGLACLHTYSMLRPKIRKVVQILMNPNEKLFELQDTRPRPSAVYLSVSSSAPTTEFGSRNASCIAS, translated from the exons cacaaTTGTATAAGGTTGGAAGGGTTTTGTATCACCTCCCGGTGATTGCCTGGCCGGCGTTTATCTCCACCACCTTTACTGTTAGGATTTCTGCCTTTCCAAACACAACTGGATCTGGAGACGGAATGGCATTTGTTTTTGCACAGGACACTAGTCCTTCTCCAACTGATAGCTATGGCTCGTTGCTTGGACTCCTTGATAGATCAACTCAAG GTGGGGTGGTTAAACAAATGGCCATTGAGCTAGATACTTTCATGAATCAAGAATTTGATGATCCAGATGGGAACCACATTGCCATTGACACAACAAGCGTAATGAACCCAGTTGTGGCAAAGAGTCTCAACACCACAGGAATTGACCTCAAGAGTGGAAGAGACATCAGATTCACAATTGGCTATGATGCTTGGAGTCAGATCCTCCAAGTTTCTGCTGGGTACACTGACATTCCAGCAACACTGATCAGCATCCTCAACCAATCAATTGACATGTCTAAAGTTGTCCCAAGATCAGTTTATGTTGGCTTCACCGCCTCCAGTGGGACCCTCCAAGAGACCCATCAAGTCCTTGATTGGGTTTTCACATCAGTGGAGTTACCAGGAATACCCTTAGGGCCTGCTGACAAAGATCATCACAATAATATTAAGAACATATGGGCTGTTGATCTTCCTATTTTCTTGGGTGTGGCAATTTTGATAGCCTGCACTTACCCTTTGATTTTGAAAGTTGTGAAGAGAAATCATAGGGATGGAGAGGACATAGAAAGCCAGTCAAGAACAGCTGCAAATACCCCGGAAATGTTCACTTACAAACAGCTTTTAGTTGCCACTCAGAACTTCAGCAAGGAAAATCTGCTGGGTGCAGGTGCATTTGGAGTTGTTTACAAAGGCATCCTCTCATCACATCCTCCTAAAACTGTTGCTGTCAAGAAGATTTCAGCAACCTCCAAAAAAG GTGAAAGGGAGTACTTAGCAGAAATATGCACCATTGGGCGCTTAAGGCACAAGAACATAGTGCAACTCCAAGGCTGGTGTCACGAATACGACCATCGTTTCCTGGTCTACGAATACATGCCTAATGGAAGCCTTGATCAATACATTGGAAAACCCTACCTTGATTGGAAAACAAGGTACAAGATCTTAACAGGATTGGCATCAGCATTACTCTACCTCCACGAAGAGTGTGGCAACCCTGTGGTGCACAGAGAcattaaaccaaataatgtgatgTTGGACTCCAATTTCAATGCTCATCTAGGCGATTTCGGGCTAGCGAGACTAATGTTCCAAGACTCATCAATTACAATCCCTTTGGCAGGAACTCCCGCGTACATAGCCCCGGAAGTACTAGGGTTATCTGCGAAAGCTACCCCAGAATCAGATGTCTATAGCTTTGGAATGGTGGTGCTAGAAGTGGTATGTGGGAGAAGATCAAAAGGGTTCATGGACGATCACAGTTTAGTAGAACACGTTTGGAATTTGTATGCGAAAAATGCGTTGCTTGATTGCGTGGACCAAACATTGGACGGAAAATATGAGGAGGAACAAGTAAAGAGGACATTGATTGTAGGGCTTGCATGCTTGCACACATATTCCATGCTAAGACCAAAGATACGGAAGGTGGTGCAAATTCTTATGAACCCTAATGAGAAGCTATTCGAATTGCAGGATACGAGGCCAAGGCCGAGTGCAGTTTATTTATCAGTATCTTCTTCTGCTCCAACGACTGAATTTGGCTCTAGAAATGCTTCATGCATTGCCTCATGA